One window of the Macaca thibetana thibetana isolate TM-01 chromosome 1, ASM2454274v1, whole genome shotgun sequence genome contains the following:
- the LOC126943563 gene encoding olfactory receptor 13G1 — MNHSVVTEFIILGLTKKPELQGIIFLFFLIIYLVAFLGNMLIIIAIISNNTLHTPMYIFLLTLAVVDIICTTSIIPKMLGTTLTSENTISYAGCMSQLFFFTWSLGAEMVLFTTMAYDRYVAICFPLHYSTIMNHHMCVALLSMVMAIAVTNSWVHTALIMRLTFCGPNTIDHFFCEIPPLLALSCSPVRMNEVMVYVADITLAIGDFILTCISCGFIIVAILRIRTVEGKRNAFSTCSSHLTVVTLYYSPVIYTYIRPASSYTFERDKVVAALYTLVTPTLNPMVYSFQNREMQEGIRKVFAFLKH, encoded by the coding sequence ATGAATCACAGCGTGGTAACTGAGTTCATTATTCTGGGCCTCACCAAAAAGCCTGAACTCCAGGGAattatcttcctcttttttctcattatctATCTTGTGGCTTTTCTCGGCAACATGCTCATTATCATTGCCATAATCTCTAACAACACCTTGCATACGCCCATGTATATTTTCCTTCTGACACTGGCTGTTGTGGACATCATCTGTACAACAAGCATCATACCAAAGATGCTGGGGACCACACTAACATCAGAAAACACCATTTCATATGCAGGCTGCATGTCCCAGCTCTTCTTCTTCACATGGTCTCTGGGAGCTGAGATGGTTCTCTTCACCACCATGGCCTATGACCGCTATGTGGCCATTTGTTTCCCTCTTCATTACAGTACTATTATGAACCACCATATGTGTGTAGCCTTGCTCAGCATGGTCATGGCTATTGCAGTCACCAATTCCTGGGTGCACACAGCTCTCATCATGAGGTTGACTTTCTGTGGACCAAACACCATTGACCACTTCTTCTGTGAGATACCCCCATTGCTGGCTTTGTCCTGTAGCCCTGTAAGAATGAACGAGGTGATGGTGTATGTTGCTGATATTACCCTGGCCATAGGGGACTTTATTCTTACCTGCATCTCCTGTGGTTTTATCATTGTTGCTATTCTCCGTATCCGCACAGTGGAAGGCAAGAGGAACGCCTTCTCAACATGTTCATCCCATCTCACAGTGGTGACCCTTTACTATTCTCCTGTAATCTACACCTATATCCGCCCTGCTTCCAGCTATACATTTGAAAGAGACAAGGTGGTAGCTGCACTCTATACTCTTGTGACTCCCACATTAAACCCAATGGTGTACAGCTTCCAGAATAGGGAGATGCAGGAAGGAATTAGGAAGGTGTTTGCATTCCTGAAACACTAG